The Streptomyces phaeolivaceus genome has a window encoding:
- a CDS encoding class II aldolase/adducin family protein, which produces MHGPTPPLPLPTDQLRFAMPPMHESAEDERRHRKERLAGALRIFGRLGFEEGVSGHITARDPEFSDCFWVNPFGMPFKHVTVSDLVLANQDGQVIEGRYHVNQAAFTVHAQVHAARPDVVAVAHCHSVHGRALAALGDLLDPITQESCAFYEDQALYDHYTGVAVDADEGRRIASVLGSRKALVLRNHGLLTVGDSVDAAAWWFLSMERSAQVQLTAKAAGRPLLIEHRLAAATREQAGGDLVAWINYQPLWQDISRSEPDLLS; this is translated from the coding sequence ATGCACGGGCCCACACCGCCCCTGCCCCTACCCACCGACCAGCTCAGGTTCGCCATGCCGCCGATGCACGAGTCGGCGGAGGACGAGCGGCGGCACCGCAAGGAACGGCTGGCCGGGGCCCTGCGCATCTTCGGGCGACTGGGGTTCGAGGAGGGCGTCTCGGGGCACATCACCGCGCGCGACCCGGAGTTCAGCGACTGCTTCTGGGTCAATCCGTTCGGGATGCCGTTCAAGCACGTCACGGTGAGTGATCTGGTCCTCGCCAACCAGGACGGCCAGGTGATCGAGGGCCGCTACCACGTGAACCAGGCCGCCTTCACCGTCCACGCCCAGGTGCACGCCGCCCGCCCCGACGTCGTCGCGGTCGCCCACTGTCACTCCGTGCACGGCCGCGCGCTGGCCGCGCTCGGCGATCTGCTCGACCCGATCACCCAGGAGTCCTGCGCGTTCTACGAGGACCAGGCGCTCTACGACCACTACACGGGCGTCGCGGTGGACGCGGACGAGGGCCGCCGTATCGCCTCCGTGCTCGGCAGCCGCAAGGCGCTGGTGCTCCGCAACCACGGCCTGCTGACGGTCGGCGACTCCGTCGACGCGGCGGCCTGGTGGTTCCTGTCCATGGAACGCTCGGCCCAGGTGCAACTGACCGCGAAGGCCGCGGGCCGCCCGCTGCTCATCGAACACCGGCTGGCCGCGGCGACCCGGGAACAGGCCGGCGGCGACCTCGTGGCCTGGATCAACTACCAGCCGCTGTGGCAGGACATCAGCCGTAGCGAGCCGGACCTGCTGAGCTGA
- a CDS encoding DUF4429 domain-containing protein, producing the protein MAEIIQRDGAWAFDGSTVRITPGLHRSVALFHQTYGEIAVPLEAVAGVVHEPERKRGRLRLRLREGSDPLLQATGGRLPDAADPYRLTVDLDRSGIAEYVAEEIRQSMLLEQTPKEPAGAYLLPGPPVPVSVRSSDGTASFDGTRVRIDWSDTSDRVKRATGPRIIDIGELVRVEWLPNSGYEDGFLRFVTRETVHSKLPPERDPFALDLWGSTRRDLLTALVATAVTARLPHPSTRGAAGGSDVPRPARPAGPDPDPDPDPDPDPDHHDVLLRRLRELGELHRDGVLTVEEFAVTKAAVLRDF; encoded by the coding sequence ATGGCCGAGATCATCCAGCGGGACGGGGCCTGGGCCTTCGACGGCAGCACGGTCCGGATCACGCCGGGCCTGCACCGTTCCGTGGCGCTGTTCCACCAGACGTACGGGGAGATCGCGGTGCCGCTGGAGGCGGTGGCCGGTGTCGTCCACGAGCCCGAACGCAAGCGCGGGCGGCTCCGGTTGCGGCTGCGCGAGGGCAGTGATCCGCTGCTCCAGGCCACCGGGGGACGGCTGCCGGACGCGGCCGACCCGTACCGGCTGACGGTCGATCTCGACCGTTCCGGGATCGCCGAGTACGTGGCGGAGGAGATACGGCAGTCGATGCTGCTGGAGCAGACGCCGAAGGAGCCCGCCGGGGCCTATCTCCTGCCGGGGCCGCCCGTGCCGGTGTCGGTGCGGTCCAGCGACGGGACGGCCTCGTTCGACGGGACGCGGGTGCGGATCGACTGGAGCGACACCTCGGACCGGGTGAAGCGCGCGACCGGTCCGCGGATCATCGACATCGGTGAGCTGGTGCGGGTCGAGTGGCTGCCCAACTCCGGTTACGAGGACGGGTTCCTGCGGTTCGTGACCCGGGAGACCGTGCACTCCAAGCTGCCGCCGGAGCGGGACCCGTTCGCGCTCGACCTGTGGGGCAGCACGCGTCGGGACCTGCTCACGGCGCTCGTCGCGACGGCGGTGACGGCACGGCTGCCGCATCCGTCGACGCGGGGTGCCGCCGGCGGTTCGGATGTGCCCCGGCCCGCGAGGCCCGCCGGCCCCGACCCCGACCCCGACCCCGACCCCGACCCCGACCCCGACCATCATGATGTCCTCCTTCGTCGCCTCCGTGAGTTGGGCGAACTCCACCGTGATGGTGTCCTGACGGTCGAGGAGTTCGCCGTCACGAAGGCGGCCGTACTCCGCGACTTCTGA
- a CDS encoding DoxX family protein: MTHDIRSDSHTPYLNGGPDWRDSATRYALLPLRLFLAVTFIYAGLDKLTDSAFMADSGSGSIGDMMSAARDSSAIPAMIDMALNNPVGFGYAIAIGELAVGIGTLLGFLTRLAAVGGALISLSLWLTVSWSASPYYYGNDLPYLMAWIPLILAGAPVLSVDAAIRSRRHGGGSRHRAGNYH, encoded by the coding sequence ATGACTCACGACATTCGCTCGGACTCCCACACCCCCTACCTCAACGGCGGCCCGGACTGGCGGGACTCCGCCACCCGCTACGCCCTGCTACCCCTACGCCTCTTCCTCGCCGTCACCTTCATCTACGCCGGCCTGGACAAACTCACCGACAGCGCGTTCATGGCGGACTCCGGCTCCGGCTCCATCGGCGACATGATGAGCGCCGCCCGAGACTCCTCCGCCATCCCAGCCATGATCGACATGGCCCTCAACAACCCTGTCGGCTTCGGCTACGCCATCGCCATCGGCGAACTGGCCGTCGGTATCGGTACCCTCCTCGGCTTCCTCACCCGTCTGGCCGCGGTCGGCGGCGCCCTGATCTCCCTCAGCCTCTGGCTGACAGTCAGCTGGTCCGCGTCCCCGTACTACTACGGCAACGACCTCCCCTACCTCATGGCCTGGATCCCCCTCATCCTCGCCGGCGCCCCGGTCCTCTCCGTGGACGCGGCCATCCGCTCCCGCCGCCACGGCGGCGGCAGCAGGCACCGCGCGGGCAATTACCACTGA
- a CDS encoding ATP-binding protein: MPRYAVRVNIDGMPEAAALPVDTPRPPRKLYRSSDGRWLGGVARGLAGHLGLPVTWVRLVFVGLFLADGLGALVYAAFWFFVPLGVGGVDNQRPPAIATETSPDGRRRLVARKPDRGQIVALLLMVVVAMVFVGNVNLGEGARAYLWPTVLVAAGVALVWRQADNARRARWAEVGRRRRTITLLRSVAGVLLVTTGVSGIFVLQGSAAHLGSVLEAALAVLVGIALLAGPYLVRMTQDLSEERLMRIRAQERAEVAAHVHDSVLHTLTLIQRNADSPNEVRRLARAQERDLRNWLYKPEGTGKDEADEPDTLAEAVRRNAAEVEDKHGVPIEVVVVGDCPLDEGLTAQTQAAREAMVNAAKYGGEGGAVQVFAEVEGRTVFVSVRDRGPGFDLDAIPADRMGVRESIIGRMERNGGTARLRAVPDGGTEVELEMERAETTS, translated from the coding sequence ATGCCTCGATACGCCGTGCGTGTGAACATCGATGGCATGCCGGAAGCCGCAGCACTGCCAGTCGACACTCCGCGGCCCCCGCGCAAGCTCTACCGCAGCAGCGACGGACGCTGGCTCGGAGGCGTGGCGCGAGGGCTCGCCGGACATCTCGGCCTGCCCGTGACCTGGGTGCGGCTCGTGTTCGTCGGCCTCTTCCTGGCGGACGGCCTCGGCGCTCTGGTCTACGCGGCGTTCTGGTTCTTCGTCCCGCTCGGCGTGGGCGGCGTCGACAACCAGCGGCCACCGGCCATCGCCACCGAGACCTCCCCCGACGGCCGCCGCAGACTCGTGGCCCGCAAGCCCGACCGCGGCCAGATAGTCGCCCTCCTCCTCATGGTCGTCGTGGCCATGGTCTTCGTCGGAAATGTGAACCTGGGGGAGGGTGCCAGGGCGTATCTGTGGCCGACCGTGCTCGTCGCGGCCGGCGTCGCCCTGGTCTGGCGTCAGGCGGACAACGCGCGGCGGGCCCGCTGGGCCGAGGTCGGCCGCCGTCGGCGCACGATCACGCTGCTCCGCTCCGTGGCCGGTGTCCTGCTGGTCACCACGGGTGTCTCCGGGATATTCGTGCTGCAGGGCTCGGCCGCCCACCTCGGCTCGGTGCTGGAGGCCGCGCTCGCGGTGCTCGTCGGCATAGCGCTGCTGGCCGGCCCGTACCTCGTCCGTATGACCCAGGACCTCTCCGAGGAGCGCCTGATGCGTATCCGTGCCCAGGAGCGCGCGGAGGTCGCCGCCCATGTCCACGACTCGGTGCTGCACACACTGACACTGATACAGCGCAACGCGGACAGCCCGAACGAGGTGCGCCGCCTCGCCCGCGCCCAGGAACGCGACCTTCGGAACTGGCTGTACAAACCCGAGGGCACAGGAAAGGACGAGGCCGACGAGCCGGACACCCTCGCCGAGGCCGTGCGGCGGAACGCGGCGGAGGTCGAGGACAAGCACGGTGTCCCCATAGAGGTGGTCGTCGTCGGTGACTGCCCCCTCGACGAAGGACTGACCGCGCAGACGCAGGCCGCGCGCGAGGCGATGGTGAACGCCGCCAAGTACGGTGGCGAGGGCGGTGCCGTGCAGGTCTTCGCCGAGGTCGAGGGAAGGACGGTCTTCGTGTCCGTCCGTGACCGAGGTCCCGGCTTCGACCTCGACGCGATACCCGCCGACCGCATGGGCGTCAGAGAATCGATCATCGGCCGCATGGAGCGCAACGGGGGTACGGCACGGCTCCGCGCCGTACCGGACGGCGGCACGGAGGTCGAGCTGGAGATGGAGAGGGCGGAGACGACGTCATGA
- a CDS encoding response regulator transcription factor: MSDANGPNDTAAQGGSGTGPEGDQGGPAARGTDAAEGGVDESGRPDETGRPGESGRTTASAGSGVTAAGSGRHVRVVLVDDHRMFRTGVQAEIGETDRTGVEVVGEAPDVDQAVSVITSTRPEVVLLDVHLPGGGGVEVLRRCSALMADAEQPVRFLALSVSDAAEDVIGVIRGGARGYVTKTITGSDLVNSIFRVQEGDAVFSPRLAGFVLDAFASTDAPPVDEDLDRLTQREREVLRLIARGYAYKEIAKQLYISVKTVESHVSAVLRKLQLSNRHELTRWATARRLV; encoded by the coding sequence ATGAGTGACGCGAACGGACCGAACGACACTGCCGCACAGGGCGGTTCGGGCACTGGGCCGGAAGGGGACCAGGGAGGTCCGGCCGCGCGGGGTACGGATGCGGCCGAGGGCGGGGTCGACGAGTCCGGCCGGCCCGACGAGACCGGTCGGCCCGGTGAATCCGGGCGGACCACCGCGTCCGCCGGTTCCGGCGTGACCGCCGCCGGGTCCGGTCGGCATGTCCGGGTCGTGCTGGTGGACGATCACCGGATGTTCCGGACGGGAGTCCAGGCCGAGATCGGGGAGACGGACCGTACGGGCGTGGAGGTCGTCGGAGAGGCGCCCGATGTCGACCAGGCGGTATCGGTGATCACGAGTACGCGGCCCGAGGTGGTGCTCCTCGATGTGCATCTGCCCGGTGGCGGTGGGGTCGAAGTGCTGCGGCGCTGCTCGGCGTTGATGGCGGACGCCGAGCAGCCCGTGCGGTTCCTCGCGCTGTCCGTGTCGGACGCGGCGGAGGATGTGATCGGTGTGATCCGGGGTGGTGCGCGCGGCTATGTCACCAAGACGATCACCGGCTCCGATCTGGTCAACTCCATCTTCCGGGTCCAGGAGGGCGACGCGGTCTTCTCCCCGCGCCTGGCCGGCTTCGTTCTGGACGCCTTCGCCTCCACCGACGCCCCGCCCGTCGACGAGGATCTCGACCGGCTCACCCAGCGTGAGCGCGAAGTGCTGCGTCTCATCGCCCGTGGCTATGCGTACAAGGAGATCGCCAAGCAGCTCTACATCTCGGTGAAGACGGTGGAGTCCCATGTCTCGGCCGTACTGCGGAAGTTGCAGCTGTCCAACCGGCATGAACTGACGAGATGGGCGACGGCACGGCGCCTGGTCTGA
- a CDS encoding C40 family peptidase: protein MAAHRKPRQRSLGGHTVRTAATFALAGAATATGFDGTGHADPQLTPDQVKAKVDRLYQEAEVATEKYNGAKEKADKAQENLEELRDQAARRTDRLNSARDELGSVAAAQYRGGGLDPSWQLALSADPDQYLDGAALAERVGSRHSADVASVRKQLLEIERLRGAARVELGTLKTRQTELKRHKKTVTSKLTDARQLLDRLTTEDRARLDTPGGTTGTGHASRSSASARPDLTGPVSPAAASTDAPNSRAAAAVSYAYSKLGSPYVWGATGPNAFDCSGLTLAAYRAAGVSLPRTTYSQIDAGRRVARSELRPGDLVFFYSGISHVGIYIGNGQMIHAPNPSAPVRVAPLDEMPYAGATRVA from the coding sequence GTGGCAGCGCACCGCAAGCCCAGACAGCGCTCACTCGGCGGCCATACGGTCCGCACGGCCGCGACCTTCGCCCTCGCGGGCGCGGCGACCGCGACCGGTTTCGACGGCACCGGACACGCCGATCCACAGCTCACGCCTGACCAGGTCAAGGCGAAGGTGGACAGGCTCTACCAAGAGGCCGAGGTCGCCACCGAGAAGTACAACGGCGCGAAGGAGAAGGCCGACAAGGCGCAGGAGAACCTGGAGGAGCTGCGCGACCAGGCCGCCCGCCGCACCGACCGGCTCAACTCGGCCCGCGACGAACTCGGTTCGGTGGCCGCGGCGCAGTACCGGGGCGGGGGCCTGGATCCCTCCTGGCAGCTCGCGCTCTCCGCCGACCCTGACCAGTACCTGGACGGCGCCGCCCTCGCCGAGCGCGTCGGCAGCCGGCACTCGGCCGATGTGGCGAGCGTACGGAAGCAGTTGCTGGAGATCGAACGGCTGCGCGGCGCAGCCCGCGTCGAACTCGGCACCCTCAAGACCCGGCAGACGGAACTGAAGCGGCACAAGAAGACCGTCACCTCGAAACTCACCGACGCACGGCAACTGCTCGACCGGCTCACCACCGAGGACCGCGCCCGGCTCGACACCCCGGGGGGCACCACCGGCACCGGGCACGCCTCGCGCTCCTCCGCCTCGGCCCGCCCCGACCTCACCGGCCCCGTCTCCCCGGCCGCCGCGTCCACCGACGCCCCCAACTCCCGTGCCGCCGCGGCCGTCTCCTACGCCTACTCCAAGCTCGGCAGCCCGTACGTCTGGGGCGCCACCGGCCCCAACGCCTTCGACTGCTCCGGCCTCACCCTGGCGGCCTACCGCGCCGCCGGTGTCTCCCTCCCCCGCACCACCTACTCCCAGATCGACGCCGGCCGCCGCGTCGCCCGCTCCGAACTCCGCCCCGGCGACCTCGTCTTCTTCTACTCCGGCATCAGCCACGTGGGCATCTACATCGGCAACGGCCAGATGATCCACGCCCCGAACCCGTCGGCCCCGGTACGCGTGGCACCTCTCGACGAGATGCCGTACGCGGGGGCCACACGGGTGGCCTGA